DNA from Nitrospira sp.:
AACATGAGGAGCCGAGCAGCGGTTCCTAAGAATATGCTATCGTTCGCCTAATTATTTCTTAACGTCGCCGGTTCATCCGCATCTATGATTCCTCAGCAGGTCTGCGACCTTCTTCAAACCGGAGTCTCCGTCATCGTCGGCACCCGCGACGTCGCTCTCATACCGGAATCCACCAGAGCCTGGGGCATCTGCGTGGGACGGGATCGCGCATCGGTCACCATCTTCCTCACGGAAGCGATTTCGCGAAAGACGCTTCAGAACTTGAGAGAGAACGGGCTGGTGGCGATCAGTTGCACCAGGCCGACCGACCATGTGGCCTGTCAACTCAAAGGACGCCTGCGCAAGATCCGACCGACGAGCCAACGCGATCAAGCCGGCAGCAAGAGCTGGCACCGCGAATTCGCGGGGGAACTCGTCGCCATCGGTGTCCCGGCCGACCTGTGCGAGGCCTGGATCACCGAGCCGGCCCTGGCCATCGACATCGACGTGACCGACGTCTTCCACCAAACCCCTGGTCCCGGTGCCGGAGAAAAGGTCTGAGCCATGGAGGACAGCCCGCCGCAGCTGGAGGATCTCTGGCCCTGTTTCCAAGGGATCATCCCTGCCGCCTTGAGCACCTGTTCGCAAGACGGCACGCCGAATATCACGTTCATCAGTCAGGTCTACTACGTCGATGCCACCCACGTGGCGATCTCGCATCAGTTTTTCAACAAGACCCATCGGAACGTGCGAGAGAATCCCCTGGCCTGCGCCATGATGCTCGACCCCCGGACCCTGCAGGCCCACCGCCTCTATCTCCGCTATCAGCATTCCGAATCCTCAGGTCCCCTTTTCGAGTCGATGTCGCTGCAGTTGCAGGCAATCGCCTCCCACGCCGGCATGACCGACGTCTTCAAGCTACGCGCCGCCGATGTGTATGAAGTGCTGCGCATCGAACGGGTGAACGGATTCACCAGGCTGCCCGCTCCACCACCCTCGGAACGACCCTCGCGCCTGTTCGTCGATCAAGACCTCGAATCATTGCGGCTTTTCGCCGAACGCCTGAACCGCGCCGAACTGCTCGATGGCCTGCTGGAAACCTCGCTCCAGCTGCTCGATGAGTTGTTCGGCTTCCGCCATTCGATGATCCTGCTGGCCGATGAACGACATGCGAAACTGTTCACGATTGCGAGTCACGGCTACTCTGAACACGGCGTGGGCTCCGAAGTCGGCATCGGAGAGGGCTTGATCGGCATGGTGGCCCGAGCCGGACGCGCGCTCCGACTGTCGGCGATCGATCATAGTCTTCGCTATGCCCGCGCGGTGCGAGACCGCGCAGAAGCCGCCGCAGGGGCCG
Protein-coding regions in this window:
- a CDS encoding Adenylate cyclase, producing MEDSPPQLEDLWPCFQGIIPAALSTCSQDGTPNITFISQVYYVDATHVAISHQFFNKTHRNVRENPLACAMMLDPRTLQAHRLYLRYQHSESSGPLFESMSLQLQAIASHAGMTDVFKLRAADVYEVLRIERVNGFTRLPAPPPSERPSRLFVDQDLESLRLFAERLNRAELLDGLLETSLQLLDELFGFRHSMILLADERHAKLFTIASHGYSEHGVGSEVGIGEGLIGMVARAGRALRLSAIDHSLRYARAVRDRAEAAAGAEAVCREIPLPGLPGAAGQIAVPLVARNRLIGVLAVESSEPLAFMAREDTILTIIAAQLAAGIEQRSRDIEESPSSTLARTTPARAAGPSPLSRHFCFFHRDDCVFVDGDYLIRNVPGRILWRLLTQQRDEGRSEFTNRELRMDSWLGLPEIKDNLECRLILLRKRMEQKCPEVRLVPRGRGRFALETDVAIELSERET